The Salmo salar chromosome ssa06, Ssal_v3.1, whole genome shotgun sequence genome window below encodes:
- the cimip2c gene encoding protein FAM166C A isoform X2 yields the protein MALRGNGTLITHNNSTYIPPSLMPGYCGYVPTSKFLYGDTFGNATIKYFQDFRSGAMACSTIPYSRGGMFPSIFSNSGLLVSAQRAQSRNRTLNSPYWARFNVDFKRQETLKSFGEHSQKHRESYKDKTGTRLPVKHFVIPVKESDKYFWKQMALHLTSQETC from the exons ATGGCACTCAGAGGAAATGGAACGCTTATCACGCACAACAACTCGACCTACATCCCACCTTCCTTAATGCCCGG ATACTGCGGATATGTTCCAACTTCAAAGTTCTTGTATGGAGACACATTCGGGAATGCCACCATCAAATACTTTCAGGACTTCCGCAGCGGGGCAATGGCCTGCAGCACTATCCCGTACAGCCGCGGTGGGATGTTCCCGTCCATCTTCTCCAACAGCGGGCTCCTAGTGTCGGCCCAGCGGGCTCAGAGCcgcaacaggaccctgaacagtccCTACTGGGCCCGTTTTAATGTGGACTTCAAACGCCAGGAGACGCTGAAAAGCTTCGGAGAG CACTCTCAGAAACACCGGGAGAGCTATAAGGACAAGACAGGAACACGACTTCCCGTCAAACACTTCGTCATCCCAGTGAAAGAGAGCGACAAATACTTCTGGAAGCAGAT GGCCTTACATCTAACATCTCAGGAAACCTGCTAG
- the cimip2c gene encoding protein FAM166C A isoform X1, which translates to MALRGNGTLITHNNSTYIPPSLMPGYCGYVPTSKFLYGDTFGNATIKYFQDFRSGAMACSTIPYSRGGMFPSIFSNSGLLVSAQRAQSRNRTLNSPYWARFNVDFKRQETLKSFGEHSQKHRESYKDKTGTRLPVKHFVIPVKESDKYFWKQIDQPPMKTTSEGVRQDQAFPSGIQTSLDDRVMRDVFFERR; encoded by the exons ATGGCACTCAGAGGAAATGGAACGCTTATCACGCACAACAACTCGACCTACATCCCACCTTCCTTAATGCCCGG ATACTGCGGATATGTTCCAACTTCAAAGTTCTTGTATGGAGACACATTCGGGAATGCCACCATCAAATACTTTCAGGACTTCCGCAGCGGGGCAATGGCCTGCAGCACTATCCCGTACAGCCGCGGTGGGATGTTCCCGTCCATCTTCTCCAACAGCGGGCTCCTAGTGTCGGCCCAGCGGGCTCAGAGCcgcaacaggaccctgaacagtccCTACTGGGCCCGTTTTAATGTGGACTTCAAACGCCAGGAGACGCTGAAAAGCTTCGGAGAG CACTCTCAGAAACACCGGGAGAGCTATAAGGACAAGACAGGAACACGACTTCCCGTCAAACACTTCGTCATCCCAGTGAAAGAGAGCGACAAATACTTCTGGAAGCAGAT aGACCAGCCCCCAATGAAGACAACCTCAGAGGGGGTCCGTCAGGACCAGGCCTTCCCGTCAGGCATCCAAACGTCTCTGGATGACCGCGTAATGCGGGACGTGTTCTTCGAGCGCAGATAG